A genomic segment from uncultured Desulfuromonas sp. encodes:
- the rseP gene encoding RIP metalloprotease RseP translates to MITVVAGILMLGVLVFIHELGHFCIAKLAGVKVLKFSLGFGPRLVSRTWGETEYLISLIPLGGYVQMLGEGVESEDEPLSDEEKKHSFAEKPVSRRMAIVAAGPVMNLLLPLLLLPLAYMVGVNVPTFLNDPPCIGYVVDSSDAAGAGFQEGDCIVSVNDHVVSTWTETDKALIPLVGASLNFQVKRQDQLVELRLPAENGSLEGLQSLGLMPMRDAVIGSVSDQMPAQQAGLQVGDRIIQINDQPIDSWYQLHNVIQKLNGEEARFVVKRSELPMEFVIAPQKTDNDIWLIGITPLQMMEERKYGFTEAVQIGVDRTGELIDLTLVFLRKLVAGHVPANNIGGPIMVMQIAGQAAQTDFSTILTVLSFLSIQLGILNLLPIPVLDGGHLFFNLVELIWRRPLSLRAREVMQQIGLGLLLMLMVLAFYNDIVRLFMQGNS, encoded by the coding sequence ATGATTACCGTTGTAGCTGGCATTTTGATGCTGGGCGTTCTAGTCTTCATCCACGAACTGGGGCATTTTTGTATCGCAAAATTGGCCGGAGTCAAAGTCCTGAAGTTTTCACTCGGATTTGGACCGCGACTGGTCAGCAGGACGTGGGGAGAGACCGAATACCTGATTAGCCTTATACCACTGGGAGGCTATGTTCAAATGCTCGGTGAAGGCGTTGAGTCTGAAGATGAGCCGCTTAGTGATGAGGAAAAGAAGCACTCCTTTGCGGAAAAACCGGTTTCGCGACGGATGGCAATTGTTGCCGCCGGACCGGTGATGAATTTATTGCTCCCGTTGCTTTTGCTTCCATTGGCCTACATGGTCGGTGTCAATGTGCCGACGTTTCTCAATGATCCACCTTGCATCGGTTATGTTGTTGACTCCTCTGATGCTGCTGGCGCTGGATTTCAGGAAGGTGACTGCATTGTTTCTGTAAACGATCATGTTGTCTCTACCTGGACTGAGACCGATAAGGCATTGATCCCGCTGGTAGGTGCATCGCTGAATTTTCAGGTCAAGCGGCAAGATCAGCTTGTTGAACTCCGGCTCCCGGCTGAAAATGGAAGTCTTGAAGGTCTTCAATCGTTGGGACTGATGCCGATGCGTGATGCTGTGATCGGCAGCGTCAGTGATCAGATGCCGGCACAGCAGGCGGGACTGCAGGTCGGGGATCGGATTATTCAGATCAACGACCAGCCGATTGATTCCTGGTATCAACTGCACAATGTGATTCAAAAGTTGAACGGTGAAGAGGCCCGCTTCGTTGTAAAACGCTCCGAGTTACCCATGGAATTTGTAATTGCCCCGCAGAAAACTGATAATGACATCTGGTTGATCGGGATTACCCCGTTACAGATGATGGAAGAGCGCAAATACGGATTTACAGAGGCTGTCCAAATCGGTGTGGATCGAACCGGTGAACTGATTGATTTGACACTGGTTTTTCTCCGTAAGCTTGTTGCCGGCCATGTGCCTGCCAATAATATCGGTGGACCGATTATGGTTATGCAAATAGCGGGGCAGGCCGCACAAACCGACTTCAGCACGATTTTGACAGTATTGTCTTTTTTGAGTATTCAACTCGGCATTCTTAACCTGTTGCCCATTCCGGTGCTGGATGGTGGCCACCTTTTCTTCAATTTGGTTGAGTTGATCTGGAGACGGCCTCTGTCGTTACGGGCACGCGAAGTGATGCAGCAAATTGGGCTCGGATTGTTGCTTATGCTGATGGTTTTGGCTTTTTACAACGACATTGTTCGGCTTTTTATGCAGGGAAATAGCTAA
- the tsaB gene encoding tRNA (adenosine(37)-N6)-threonylcarbamoyltransferase complex dimerization subunit type 1 TsaB — MALFLCLDSSTPCGSVAVCQDDRVLAEITLDVSKKTHSDYLLRYSHFLLQETHNQLKDIDGLVVVSGPGSFTGLRVGLATVQGLALALKLPVYPVSSLEVVAFANGPSELPVVAVIDARKKEVYAGCYRWQNGLPRPQGVERVLSPDILVAQISEKTMFVGNGTAVYSNCFCSQENDMIQTCPDVNLVPKAGAAGVLVHRKGQEAQSVDPFHLHPVYIRPSDAELHAAAPVV; from the coding sequence ATGGCCCTGTTTTTATGTTTGGATAGCTCGACACCCTGTGGCAGTGTCGCTGTTTGCCAGGATGACCGTGTTCTTGCTGAAATAACGCTTGATGTTTCCAAAAAGACCCATTCGGATTATCTGCTGCGGTATAGTCATTTTTTGCTGCAGGAAACACACAACCAACTCAAGGACATTGATGGACTGGTTGTGGTTTCTGGACCTGGTTCTTTTACCGGATTAAGGGTCGGTCTGGCCACTGTTCAAGGGCTGGCATTGGCATTGAAGCTGCCAGTTTACCCCGTGTCATCTTTGGAAGTTGTGGCGTTTGCCAATGGACCCTCGGAGTTGCCCGTTGTGGCGGTGATCGATGCCCGCAAAAAAGAGGTTTATGCCGGCTGCTATCGCTGGCAAAACGGGTTGCCGCGTCCACAGGGCGTCGAGCGGGTGCTTTCTCCCGACATTCTTGTGGCGCAGATCTCAGAGAAAACGATGTTTGTCGGTAATGGTACTGCCGTGTATTCCAACTGTTTTTGCAGCCAAGAGAATGATATGATACAGACCTGTCCTGACGTAAATCTGGTTCCTAAGGCTGGTGCGGCCGGGGTGCTGGTTCATCGCAAAGGACAAGAGGCTCAATCCGTCGATCCATTTCACCTTCATCCGGTTTATATTCGTCCTTCCGACGCTGAGTTGCACGCTGCTGCACCTGTGGTTTAA
- a CDS encoding YdcH family protein, with translation MNLDQEVIGELFAGDPRFRKLYEEHQLFEKQLQQLDSMSFLSDEQEMERKKIQKMKLAGKDEMEQIIKATNP, from the coding sequence ATGAATCTAGACCAGGAAGTGATCGGTGAACTGTTTGCCGGAGATCCCCGATTCCGCAAACTGTACGAGGAACATCAACTTTTTGAAAAACAGTTGCAACAGCTCGACAGTATGTCATTCCTCTCCGATGAACAGGAGATGGAACGTAAAAAAATTCAGAAAATGAAACTGGCCGGCAAAGATGAAATGGAGCAGATTATCAAAGCGACCAACCCGTAG
- the ilvD gene encoding dihydroxy-acid dehydratase, with protein MPEYRSAKSVQGRNMAGARALWQATGVQSEDFGKPIIAVVNSFTQFVPGHVHLKDLGQLVVQEIEKNGGIAKEMNTMAICDGIAMGHNGMLYSLPSRELIADTVEYMANAHCVDALVCISNCDKVTPGMLMASMRLNIPTIFVTGGPMEAGQARVGGKDVALDLVDAMVVAADPTKSDEEVAAYEGNSCPTCGSCSGMFTANSMNCLTEALGMSLPGNGSLLATHAYRKELFVEAAERIVELAKAWYENDDASVLPRSIATKKAFENAMRLDIAMGGSTNTVLHLLGVAREAEVDFTMEDINRLSLNTPNLCKVAPAVQYYHMEDVHRAGGVFGILAELDRAGLVHRDVGTVHCNSMGEALQKWDLATSDDPETKRRYLAAPGRKRCLEPFAQETLWESADLDREKGCIRSIDHAYSADGGLAVLYGNLAPEGCIVKTAGVDESNLTFAGPACIFESQEEAIDGILGDKVKAGDVVLIRYEGPKGGPGMQEMLYPTSYLKSKGLGKACALVTDGRFSGGTSGLSIGHVSPESAEGGPMGLIENGDQITIDIPKRIIRAEVSDEALAQRRQTMEALGDKAWQPKERQREVSRALQNYAATTTSAARGAVRDLEQLKK; from the coding sequence ATGCCCGAGTATCGTTCCGCAAAATCCGTTCAGGGAAGAAACATGGCCGGCGCCCGTGCCTTGTGGCAGGCAACAGGAGTACAATCTGAAGATTTCGGTAAGCCGATCATTGCTGTGGTGAATTCATTTACCCAGTTTGTGCCGGGCCATGTGCATCTCAAGGATCTCGGTCAGCTCGTGGTACAGGAAATTGAGAAGAACGGTGGCATCGCAAAAGAGATGAACACCATGGCGATCTGTGATGGGATTGCTATGGGACATAACGGTATGCTTTATAGTCTGCCGTCTCGTGAACTGATCGCGGATACCGTTGAATATATGGCTAATGCCCACTGCGTGGATGCATTGGTGTGCATTTCCAACTGTGACAAGGTCACGCCTGGTATGTTGATGGCTTCTATGCGCCTCAATATTCCGACCATCTTCGTGACCGGTGGCCCGATGGAAGCAGGGCAGGCCCGGGTTGGTGGTAAGGATGTGGCTCTTGATCTTGTCGATGCCATGGTTGTTGCTGCTGATCCAACGAAGAGCGATGAAGAGGTCGCCGCTTATGAAGGTAACTCATGCCCGACCTGTGGCTCCTGTTCGGGGATGTTTACGGCGAACTCAATGAACTGTCTGACAGAAGCTCTGGGCATGAGTCTGCCTGGGAATGGCAGTCTTCTGGCCACTCATGCCTATCGGAAAGAGCTGTTTGTTGAAGCCGCAGAGCGTATCGTTGAACTGGCTAAGGCGTGGTATGAAAACGACGATGCCAGCGTTTTGCCGCGTTCAATTGCAACCAAGAAGGCGTTTGAGAACGCCATGCGATTAGATATTGCCATGGGCGGTTCCACCAATACCGTGCTGCACCTGCTGGGTGTTGCCCGTGAGGCCGAAGTGGATTTTACCATGGAGGATATCAACCGCCTGTCATTGAACACTCCGAACCTGTGTAAGGTGGCGCCGGCAGTGCAGTATTACCACATGGAAGATGTTCATCGAGCCGGTGGAGTTTTTGGTATTCTCGCCGAGCTGGATAGGGCAGGACTGGTTCATCGTGATGTGGGTACTGTTCACTGTAACTCCATGGGAGAAGCTCTGCAAAAATGGGATCTAGCAACATCGGATGATCCTGAAACCAAGCGGCGCTATCTGGCTGCTCCGGGGCGTAAGCGTTGCCTGGAACCGTTTGCACAGGAAACCTTATGGGAATCTGCCGATCTTGATCGGGAAAAAGGCTGTATTCGTTCTATTGATCATGCTTACAGTGCTGATGGCGGCCTGGCCGTTCTTTACGGGAATTTGGCGCCGGAAGGCTGCATTGTCAAAACAGCCGGTGTTGATGAATCCAATCTGACGTTCGCAGGCCCGGCCTGTATTTTCGAAAGCCAGGAAGAGGCGATTGATGGCATTCTCGGCGATAAGGTCAAGGCGGGTGATGTGGTGCTCATCCGTTACGAAGGCCCTAAAGGGGGCCCCGGGATGCAGGAAATGCTTTACCCGACCAGTTACCTGAAATCTAAAGGTCTCGGCAAAGCCTGTGCGCTGGTGACCGATGGACGCTTTTCAGGAGGGACTTCCGGGCTGTCTATCGGCCATGTTTCGCCGGAGTCGGCTGAAGGAGGTCCCATGGGACTGATCGAAAATGGGGACCAGATTACCATTGATATTCCCAAACGGATCATCCGTGCTGAAGTGAGTGATGAAGCGCTTGCTCAACGTCGTCAGACCATGGAAGCTCTTGGAGACAAGGCCTGGCAACCCAAAGAACGTCAGCGTGAAGTGAGTCGGGCGCTGCAGAACTATGCGGCAACGACAACCAGTGCTGCACGCGGTGCGGTTCGTGACCTGGAGCAATTGAAAAAATAA
- the ilvB gene encoding biosynthetic-type acetolactate synthase large subunit — translation MKKTGSQILLECLRLEGVDTVFGYPGGTVINIYDDLMDSPIKHILNRHEQAAVHAADAYARVTGKVGVAIATSGPGATNTITGIATAYMDSIPMVIISGQVPTPLIGNDAFQEADMIGITRPITKHNYLVRDVKDLARIVKQAFYIARTGRPGPVLIDLPKDVQVDSTTFEYPDTVELRGYKPTVNANPRQLEKAAKMILAARKPVIYVGGGATLSDVSDDLLKFAETIQAPVTTTLMGMASFPKTHALSVGMLGMHGTFYANMAVTNSDLLIALGARFDDRVTGKIATFAPHAKIIHVDVDPTSIKKNVRVDLPIVGMLDDVLPRLTEKVKRDKDELKEAIEATSAWRTQIDEWKEQQPMSYKQTKSTIKPQYVIEKLRELTNDDAIITTEVGQHQMWTAQFFDFSQPRTFVTSGGLGTMGFGLPAALGAQAAFPERQVIDISGDGSFQMNSQELATLVQYRLPVKIVILNNNFLGMVRQWQQLFFDKRYSQTCMELPIDFIKLAEAYGATGLRATKVEEVGDVIKKALETPGPVIMEFKVSREENVLPMVPAGAGLNEMVLAS, via the coding sequence GTGAAAAAAACAGGATCTCAAATATTATTGGAGTGTCTGCGCCTTGAAGGGGTTGACACGGTTTTCGGTTATCCGGGTGGCACAGTCATCAATATTTACGATGATTTGATGGATTCCCCCATTAAACATATCCTTAACCGGCATGAACAGGCCGCAGTTCATGCCGCCGATGCCTATGCACGTGTTACCGGCAAGGTCGGTGTGGCGATTGCTACCAGCGGACCCGGTGCGACCAATACTATTACCGGAATTGCTACCGCCTATATGGATTCCATCCCAATGGTTATTATCTCCGGTCAGGTTCCGACGCCGCTGATTGGTAATGATGCCTTTCAGGAAGCGGACATGATCGGTATTACCCGTCCGATTACCAAACATAACTATCTGGTCCGTGATGTAAAAGACCTCGCGCGCATTGTTAAGCAGGCCTTCTATATTGCCCGCACCGGACGTCCTGGTCCTGTTTTGATCGATCTCCCCAAGGATGTTCAGGTCGATTCCACGACCTTTGAATATCCTGATACGGTTGAACTGCGCGGCTACAAGCCGACCGTCAATGCCAATCCACGACAGCTGGAAAAAGCTGCAAAGATGATTCTTGCCGCCCGTAAACCGGTCATTTATGTCGGTGGAGGGGCAACTCTTTCTGATGTGTCCGATGATCTGTTGAAATTTGCCGAAACCATCCAGGCGCCGGTAACAACGACACTGATGGGTATGGCCAGTTTCCCGAAAACACATGCGCTTTCTGTGGGCATGTTGGGCATGCATGGTACGTTTTATGCCAACATGGCAGTCACCAATTCTGATTTGCTGATCGCCCTGGGGGCTCGTTTTGATGACCGGGTGACCGGTAAAATTGCCACCTTTGCGCCCCATGCAAAAATTATTCATGTCGATGTTGACCCGACGTCCATCAAAAAGAATGTCCGCGTTGATCTGCCCATCGTCGGTATGCTGGACGATGTGTTGCCACGTTTGACCGAGAAGGTTAAACGGGATAAGGATGAGCTCAAAGAAGCCATTGAAGCGACTTCTGCGTGGCGTACGCAGATTGATGAGTGGAAAGAGCAGCAGCCGATGTCATACAAGCAGACAAAGTCGACGATTAAGCCGCAATACGTCATTGAAAAGCTGCGTGAGTTGACCAACGATGATGCGATCATCACCACAGAAGTCGGCCAGCATCAAATGTGGACAGCCCAGTTCTTTGACTTCTCGCAGCCGCGTACTTTTGTCACTTCCGGTGGTTTAGGCACCATGGGTTTTGGTTTGCCTGCTGCTCTGGGTGCTCAGGCGGCTTTTCCTGAGCGTCAGGTCATTGATATCTCGGGTGATGGTTCATTCCAGATGAACTCTCAGGAGCTGGCAACTCTGGTTCAATATCGTCTGCCAGTCAAGATTGTGATTCTCAACAACAACTTCCTCGGCATGGTCCGTCAATGGCAGCAGCTGTTTTTTGATAAGCGCTACAGCCAAACCTGCATGGAGCTTCCCATTGATTTTATTAAATTGGCAGAAGCCTATGGTGCCACCGGCCTGCGTGCCACTAAAGTGGAGGAGGTTGGCGATGTGATCAAAAAGGCCCTGGAAACACCTGGGCCGGTTATTATGGAGTTCAAGGTTTCTCGTGAGGAGAACGTTCTGCCCATGGTTCCGGCTGGTGCAGGTCTGAACGAAATGGTTCTGGCCTCCTGA
- the ilvN gene encoding acetolactate synthase small subunit — MKHTISVLVENEFGVLPRVAGLFSGRGFNIDSLSVAPTIDESISRMTIVTTGDDRILEQITKQLNKLIDVIKVIDFTDQDFVEREMLLVKVTAEAETRAEVLRIADIFRANVVDVTPKAYSLEATGTPQKINALIELLRPLGLKELVRSGPIVLGRGSKGWKSAE, encoded by the coding sequence ATGAAGCACACTATATCCGTTTTAGTTGAAAATGAATTTGGCGTTTTGCCGCGAGTTGCCGGACTTTTTTCCGGGCGCGGTTTTAACATCGACAGTTTGTCTGTCGCACCGACAATTGATGAGAGCATTTCTCGTATGACCATCGTCACTACTGGCGATGATCGTATTCTTGAGCAGATTACCAAACAGCTCAATAAGCTGATTGATGTCATTAAGGTGATTGATTTTACCGATCAGGATTTCGTTGAGCGTGAAATGCTGTTGGTCAAGGTAACCGCTGAAGCTGAGACACGTGCTGAAGTTTTGCGAATTGCCGATATCTTTCGTGCCAATGTCGTTGATGTGACGCCTAAAGCTTATTCGCTTGAGGCGACAGGAACACCTCAGAAAATTAACGCGTTGATTGAGCTGTTGCGTCCTCTTGGGCTTAAAGAGTTGGTGCGTTCAGGCCCAATTGTTCTTGGCCGTGGCTCTAAAGGCTGGAAAAGCGCTGAATAA
- a CDS encoding phosphatidylserine decarboxylase family protein, whose product MRNQNQPIAVEGYPFIGLFAFVTLVVALLDWSLITVCCLAVTLFAVYFFRNPDRTVPQGDNLVVAPADGKVVFADLVREERYFKDEVLKISIFMSLFDVHVNRVPCSGKVVDQFYNKGQFFNASLDKASLENEQAGMLIETTQGKKVLSVQIAGLVARRIVTYPTVGDTLESGQRYGLIRFGSRLDVYLPKETVSELRIGDVCVGGETVIGQLQ is encoded by the coding sequence ATGCGCAATCAAAATCAACCGATTGCTGTTGAAGGGTATCCGTTTATCGGCTTGTTTGCTTTCGTCACTCTGGTTGTCGCGTTACTTGATTGGAGTTTAATCACGGTGTGTTGCCTTGCCGTGACCCTGTTTGCCGTGTATTTTTTCAGAAATCCGGATCGCACGGTTCCTCAGGGCGACAATCTTGTTGTGGCACCAGCTGACGGTAAAGTTGTCTTTGCTGATCTAGTGCGTGAAGAACGCTATTTTAAGGATGAGGTTCTTAAAATCAGTATCTTCATGTCGTTATTTGATGTTCATGTCAACCGTGTTCCCTGTTCAGGTAAGGTCGTTGATCAGTTTTACAATAAGGGGCAATTTTTCAATGCTTCTCTGGACAAAGCTAGCCTAGAGAATGAACAGGCTGGAATGTTGATCGAAACAACTCAGGGTAAAAAAGTGCTTTCTGTGCAGATCGCCGGGCTGGTTGCGCGCAGGATTGTGACTTATCCGACCGTTGGCGATACGCTTGAATCTGGCCAGCGCTATGGACTTATTCGCTTTGGATCACGCTTGGATGTTTATCTCCCCAAAGAGACGGTAAGCGAGCTGCGAATCGGTGATGTTTGTGTTGGTGGTGAAACCGTCATAGGACAATTACAATGA
- the pssA gene encoding CDP-diacylglycerol--serine O-phosphatidyltransferase, whose translation MKKSFSERRETVRRGVYILPNLVTTGSLFAGFYGIVASMNHKYDVAAWFILVSAVFDALDGKIARLTNTTSQFGVEYDSLSDLVAFGVAPGVLMYTWALQPFGKLGWLAAFLYVVCGALRLARFNVQASTVESKNFVGLPIPAAASMVAACVLLFYHLGGTGTIRMVSVMVLIYGLAILMVSNVPYYSFKDPELYKRRPFGILVLAIVLIIVIVAQPAVMFFIIFLSYTMFSPIIALMAYLRRRREEKVSQG comes from the coding sequence ATGAAAAAATCATTTAGCGAGCGGCGGGAAACTGTGCGCCGTGGCGTGTATATTTTGCCTAATCTGGTGACGACAGGCAGTTTGTTTGCTGGATTCTATGGCATTGTCGCCAGTATGAATCATAAATATGATGTCGCAGCCTGGTTTATTCTGGTATCTGCTGTATTTGATGCCCTGGATGGCAAGATTGCCCGCCTGACCAATACGACAAGTCAGTTCGGAGTCGAATATGATTCCTTGTCGGATCTGGTCGCCTTTGGTGTGGCTCCCGGTGTCTTGATGTACACCTGGGCATTGCAACCGTTCGGCAAACTGGGATGGCTGGCTGCATTTCTTTATGTGGTCTGCGGTGCTCTTCGTCTGGCGCGGTTTAATGTCCAGGCGAGCACGGTTGAATCAAAGAATTTCGTTGGCTTGCCGATTCCCGCCGCAGCGAGTATGGTTGCCGCCTGTGTTCTGTTGTTTTATCACCTTGGCGGCACCGGAACGATCCGCATGGTGTCTGTCATGGTGCTTATTTACGGCTTGGCGATCTTGATGGTCAGCAATGTTCCCTATTATTCGTTTAAAGATCCGGAATTGTATAAACGCAGACCATTTGGCATTCTGGTGCTGGCGATTGTCTTGATTATTGTCATTGTGGCCCAACCTGCAGTGATGTTCTTTATCATCTTTTTAAGTTATACGATGTTCAGCCCGATTATAGCCTTGATGGCCTACTTGCGCCGTCGTCGGGAAGAGAAAGTTTCACAGGGCTAA
- a CDS encoding 2-isopropylmalate synthase — protein MSEPKKILIFDTTLRDGEQSPGASMTIEEKLRIAHQLAKMNVDVMEAGFPIASEGDFEAVKKIAQTIKGPQIAGLSRANDKDIDRAWEALKYAGDRGRIHTFIATSDIHMKHKLKMTEDEVVETAVNAVKRAAGYTPNVEFSAEDAVRTRLPFLARVIEAVIDAGATTVNIPDTVGYTMPNEYYDIIRYLKENVPNIEKAVISVHCHNDLGLSVANSLAAIRAGAGQVECTINGIGERAGNCSLEEVVMGLKTRQDIMPYKTDVVTEHIYATSRLLTTITGIVVQPNKAIVGSNAFAHEAGIHQHGVLMEKSTYEIMTPESIGLNQNKLVLGKHSGRHAFIQRLESLGYSLSKDEIEKAFVRFKALADVKKEIFDEDLDAIVADEIIRVPERYKLLQMNVSSGSFAAPTATVQMEVNGEVKKTAVIGDGPVDATFKAIKELSGCDVHLLHFSVGAITGGTDAQGECTVRLEEKGREQLGQGAHPDIIVAAAKAYINALNKIASLQKRTLVDL, from the coding sequence ATGTCTGAACCCAAAAAGATTTTGATTTTTGATACAACATTACGTGATGGTGAGCAATCTCCTGGTGCGAGTATGACCATTGAGGAGAAACTTCGTATTGCCCACCAGCTTGCGAAAATGAATGTCGATGTAATGGAGGCTGGATTCCCCATTGCATCTGAAGGTGATTTTGAAGCCGTTAAAAAAATAGCTCAAACCATTAAAGGCCCCCAGATCGCTGGTTTATCCAGAGCGAATGATAAGGACATTGACCGTGCCTGGGAAGCTTTGAAATATGCCGGTGATCGCGGCCGTATTCATACGTTTATCGCTACTAGTGATATTCATATGAAGCACAAGCTGAAAATGACTGAGGATGAAGTGGTTGAAACGGCGGTGAACGCTGTTAAAAGAGCCGCTGGTTATACGCCCAATGTTGAGTTTTCGGCAGAGGATGCTGTGCGGACCCGTTTGCCGTTTCTTGCCCGCGTGATTGAGGCGGTCATTGATGCCGGGGCAACAACGGTGAATATCCCCGACACGGTCGGCTACACCATGCCCAACGAATATTACGATATTATCCGCTATCTCAAAGAGAATGTGCCGAATATTGAAAAAGCGGTCATATCGGTTCACTGCCATAACGATCTTGGCTTGTCTGTGGCCAATTCTCTGGCAGCGATTCGCGCTGGCGCAGGTCAGGTTGAGTGTACCATTAACGGAATTGGTGAGCGTGCCGGTAACTGTTCACTCGAAGAAGTGGTTATGGGGCTGAAGACACGTCAGGATATTATGCCTTACAAGACCGATGTGGTTACTGAGCATATCTATGCGACCAGCCGATTGCTGACCACGATTACCGGAATTGTTGTACAGCCAAACAAGGCGATTGTTGGCTCCAATGCGTTTGCCCATGAGGCTGGTATCCATCAACATGGTGTTTTGATGGAAAAATCAACTTATGAGATTATGACACCGGAGTCGATCGGTTTGAATCAGAATAAGCTGGTCCTCGGTAAACACTCCGGTCGCCATGCCTTTATTCAGCGTCTGGAAAGCCTCGGTTACTCCTTATCCAAGGATGAAATTGAGAAAGCTTTTGTGCGTTTTAAGGCGTTGGCGGATGTTAAGAAAGAGATCTTTGATGAAGACCTCGATGCGATTGTCGCTGATGAAATCATTCGCGTTCCCGAGCGCTACAAGCTGTTGCAGATGAATGTTTCTTCCGGCTCTTTTGCCGCACCTACAGCGACTGTGCAAATGGAAGTCAATGGTGAAGTGAAAAAGACGGCTGTCATTGGTGATGGCCCTGTCGATGCAACCTTTAAAGCGATCAAGGAGCTTTCCGGGTGTGATGTTCATTTGCTGCATTTTTCCGTTGGTGCCATCACCGGAGGAACCGATGCTCAGGGCGAGTGCACTGTTCGTTTGGAAGAAAAAGGGCGTGAGCAGCTGGGACAGGGAGCCCATCCGGATATTATTGTTGCTGCTGCTAAAGCTTATATTAATGCTTTGAACAAAATTGCCTCGTTGCAAAAACGCACATTGGTCGACCTGTAA
- a CDS encoding 3-isopropylmalate dehydratase large subunit: MGKTIAEKIFASHLRDEPFAGTKVLDLDRVLCHEITTPVAIADLEWRGKDRVFDKDKIKAVIDHVTPSKDTKTAIQAKMLRDWARRHEITDFFDVGHNGVCHALFPEKGYIRPGFTAIMGDSHTCTHGAFGAFAAGVGTTDLEVGILKGVCAFREPATIRVNLNGALAEGVFAKDVILYVIGQLGVNGATDRVIEFAGPVVDAMSMESRMTLCNMAIEAGGTCGICMPDDVTVDYLWPFIQDDYTDKAAAVADYKKWHSDADASYDQVLDFNVSTLEPYVTYGYKPDCVKPVSEMVGTPVDQIYIGTCTNGRIEDLREAAAILKGRRIADTVRGIVSPATPKIFRDALAEGIIQIFMDAGFCVTNPTCGACLGMSNGVLADGEVCASTSNRNFNGRMGKGGMVHLMSPATAAATAVTGKITDARTLK, encoded by the coding sequence ATGGGAAAGACGATTGCAGAAAAAATCTTTGCGAGCCATCTGCGCGATGAGCCGTTTGCCGGGACCAAGGTCCTCGATCTTGACCGCGTGTTGTGTCATGAAATTACCACGCCGGTTGCCATTGCTGATCTGGAATGGCGTGGCAAAGACCGTGTGTTCGACAAGGACAAAATCAAGGCGGTGATTGATCATGTCACTCCGTCTAAAGATACGAAGACGGCTATTCAGGCTAAAATGCTGCGTGACTGGGCGCGTCGCCATGAGATTACTGACTTTTTCGATGTCGGTCATAATGGTGTCTGTCATGCACTGTTTCCGGAGAAAGGTTATATCCGTCCCGGTTTTACAGCTATTATGGGTGATAGCCATACCTGTACACATGGTGCATTTGGTGCGTTTGCCGCCGGAGTTGGCACGACTGACCTGGAAGTCGGTATTCTTAAAGGGGTTTGCGCGTTTCGCGAACCTGCCACGATTCGTGTGAACCTCAATGGTGCTCTGGCTGAAGGTGTGTTTGCCAAAGACGTGATCCTGTATGTCATCGGTCAGCTGGGCGTGAATGGTGCGACGGATCGGGTGATTGAATTCGCTGGCCCCGTTGTTGACGCTATGAGTATGGAGTCCCGTATGACTCTGTGCAATATGGCCATCGAGGCTGGCGGTACCTGCGGTATTTGTATGCCGGATGACGTGACTGTGGATTACCTGTGGCCCTTTATTCAGGATGACTATACGGATAAGGCTGCTGCTGTTGCGGATTACAAAAAATGGCATTCTGATGCTGATGCCTCTTATGACCAAGTACTGGATTTCAACGTTTCAACGTTGGAGCCTTATGTCACTTACGGTTATAAGCCGGACTGTGTCAAGCCGGTATCTGAAATGGTCGGTACTCCGGTGGACCAGATTTATATCGGTACCTGCACCAACGGTCGCATCGAGGACTTGCGCGAAGCTGCCGCGATTCTCAAAGGACGCCGTATTGCTGATACGGTTCGTGGTATTGTTTCTCCGGCAACGCCGAAGATTTTCCGTGATGCTTTGGCAGAAGGGATTATCCAGATTTTTATGGATGCCGGTTTTTGTGTCACCAACCCGACCTGTGGTGCCTGCTTGGGAATGAGTAACGGCGTGTTGGCGGACGGCGAAGTCTGTGCTTCCACCAGTAACCGTAACTTCAATGGTCGCATGGGTAAGGGCGGCATGGTGCATTTGATGAGCCCGGCAACAGCCGCTGCGACAGCGGTAACTGGTAAAATCACCGATGCCCGGACATTGAAATAG